The segment GCCtgacacagcagctcctggagagaGGACAGCAGAGGCTGACCATCACTGTGTGTGCTGGATGTAATGCATCTgcacaacaaaaacaacctgCCTTTTCTAGCTGCTGTCAGTGATTCCTCACGTATTCTGCTTGGTTTGCTTCAATTTTAGAAGCATGGAACACTACATTTAAAATTTGGATGAGTAACTTCACATTTCCTAGGTATTTTAGGACTGATGAGGCTCACATCTCTATCAGAGGGATCACACTTATGGCCCCATACCATGTAATTTACATTATATCTAAACTCCACTGAATGCTAGGTGAGGATGTCACACAATGACGTCTTTCTGTCTCAGCCCACTTCTCTTTCAAGGCCCTTAAAATTAGACAAGATACTATGTTGCACAGTAGCCTTCCTAAACACTGGTGCACTGGCTGCCTTGAGAAGATGGAGTCACTGACCTGATTAGTTCCCTACCACTGCCAAGTGTACGCAACCAGGATCTCCACAAGCAGAATATGACTAGGCTAACATCCAAGACAGCCCTCTTTCTTCAGCTCTGTTTCTTGAGAGATAGGTATGCTTCCTCTGGACATACAAGCTGGGACCAGGAAATCCCAACACAGACAAGAGATTCCGGGCACCATCTACGTTCATTATTAATAGGAAACAATAAgactaataaaaaaaattaattacagttATGAACCTTTTCTGCCTTGTCCTCAGTCTTGACCAAAAATAGGTTAGCAGGCAGTAGGTTGGAGATAATCCCACTGCACAATAATCAACCAAAATGGCTATTTTAGTTGTGGTTTTGTCTTCCTTGTTTTGGAAACATTAATAAAATCTGTTGCAAGGGTTTGGGTCACTTGCTAGTCAGCTTTTGTTCTTCCCCATCAATTAATCCAAATAGAAATGAATCAGGAATGATTCATTTATAAGGTGGCATGCTTTCTTGGGACATAAGCAGAAGAAAACTGTTCTattccattaaaatattttgttttgggaGAACAGTAATGCCTTTTCTGGTAGCCTTTGCTCGGACTACCTGAGCATCTTGCAGGTTCTTCTGCTTATCCCATGTTCATGATTCAGCAGGGAATTGAAGTGTTAAGAACAAATCAGACATAAATCCAAGTTTCAGTCCTGGTATAATAAAGGGGAAATGTGTGTCTGATGGTCAGGTGGAGCTCTCgtccacagaaccaagaggctGACATAACCATAAACTCTTCTTGGTTTGCCAGTCCAGGGCACATTTGTTCAACCAGCTCTCCTTAGTCTTATTGCATCATGGTCATACTTGCTTCACGTTTGATTTGTCTTTGCACTCTTAACGCTTACTATATACTCACATAAAATATGATGGATTCTGTGAGATCTCTTACTCTTGGATTTGATTTCAAACATCAAAGTAAAAATTGCCATATCTTAATCAAAGCAAAATTAACTTTGTGGTTAATTTCTTTACTAAAATGAAAGGattaattaatgaaaatattaactGGTACCAGAACAGaggaaaaatcaaattataagaacatatatttttcttataGTAATCAAACATCTGTAGAGAAATAAATCTGAAAAGAAACACACCAAGTACAAGGTATCATTGTTGGCAAGAAAGTCTCCAGACCTACAGGCAGTGGTTTCtacaaaccaagaaaaaaatgaTGGTAGGACTGACCACAGGCCCTGCTTTTTTCCTGTCTCAGCTCATCTAACGTTAAGAGAATTGGAGGAGTTAATGTAATTTGTGCAAAGTAATAAACAAAGCTTTAATTTTCAGTTCAACATTAAGAAAACTGCAGAGCCAGTCCAGCCTCGAGCACTTCTGAAGTTTCCCAACATTTATGGCCCCAAACCAGAAGTAACTTCACCTGAAATTGTTAACTACACGCAGTACTCTCTAAAGACAACAGAAGAAGCAGTTACTGGAAAACATACTGCTTTGGATGAGAATAGGATGAAGATACAAGTCAATGAGGAGCTGTTTGTTCTCCCTCAAAACGGTAGGAGCTTTTGGTCTTCAAACTAGCAATCGCTTTAGTGGGTGTGGATCTGTCATACTTCTAAGCATAATGTGATTGTTGTCAGATAAATAAATGTGGAATTTATTGGATGCTTTTCGCTTTCTTATCATGAGCACTCTGAGTTTTGCTTTCAACACATTTGTTTAGTAGAAGGAGTCTGGAGCTCATAAGAACATTCTGATAACAAAGGTGTAGCTGTAtcttgttgcattttttttttacctaaacattttttgttttgaagaatCTGTCTCCCTGGTAGCAGATATTTTGCAGAAAAGCACATTTAGTGGAGTTGTGCTGAAAGCAGTAGTCAGAGTATGTGTGAAATATCTGGCCAAAATTAGGCAGAGTATCTCCTCCAGGTCAAATGCTATTTGTCCAACAACTGTCCTAGTCAGCAACAGTGGGGCTCAAAGCTTctaattttctctctcctttatTGCCATGGTTTGGTAAGATGTTCTTGGCTTATTGTAATGTGCAGTGAAACTGAAGGCTGACACCTCAAAGGTTTTTGCCAAACAGAATTCCTGTTTCCCAGCCAGCCCAAAGGGTAACACTCCAAATCCTGAAACATAAGATTTCTAGAGCCTGAGAGAAAATGCACTCTTAATTATATGCATCTGTAGGCAACATGTCTGGGTTTCTTCCATACTGATTTTTAACTTCACAGCCATATTTTTAACAGAGTAATTTACTCTTATGGTTACCACTGTAATAAACCCTTCCTGAAGGTTTGCCAGAGACAATGCCATCTGCTGCTATTTTTACTGAGTATtctttttagttatttttaattttttgagaTTCTATTTTTGCCCTACTGGAAGGACAATTGCTACCTTCACCCCTCCAACCTGAGGCTTGTGagtaaggaaaagaaagtaCCATGGGAATCAAATGCATTGGAGGAAGAGGCTGTCTAAGCCACATCCTTAGGTGTCAGGGAAAAGATTATCAGGGTGGAAAGGATGAAAGATGATAGCTGCATTTAGGCTAAAGCTTTATATAAGTGTTGGTGTAGCAGCCTCGCTGCACTGCTAATGGCACAAGCAAGTTtccttcctgctctgcctgATTATATAGCTCAAGTGTTGCTAAAATTAAGCAAGAATTGTTGCATTCTCCTTTTGATGCCACAATGAACTGGTCTGAACTGTGGCTGAGATTTTTAGGAGGAAGTGTGCTGGTCCCACTATTGTGTTCTGTGTGAATCAGAGCTGACCTTGCAGATAACAGCTTTGGATGACAAAAATCTCTGGCTTTTCTTTTAGTGTTGCAACTTGCTTTATTTCAATATGAAATACATCCTCAGCTCCAAAATCATGCATGGAGAAACTGCCTTATGGATTTCAAAGTTCATTGCCTTCAACCTGATCAAGTGCTATGGAAATGGATGTCTTTTGCATGACAAAGACTTCATTggtaaaattaaaagaaaaacaaagcaaaatgtttAGAGAGGTCTGACCTAATGCAGAGTTGCACAGCAGTTCAAAAGCAGACTCACATTCTTATTGCAGAGAACATAAGATTTAGTTTAATAATACCAGTTAAAAGAATATAAAACAAGTAATGAGTGTCATTCAGACACCTTGGTTTAGTCATAAGGTAAAAGAGCAAGTGTGTGAACCATAATAGAGCACAAGGTGGTAGAGAGCAGAAGTCTTGTCCAAATGCTGTAGAAAGAGCTGAAAGTGCAAGTAAACAGAACAAAAAGTATGTATGATGATGgatgaagaaggaaaataaattctagTCGTGCCTACAAAGTGCAGAAAGAGTGAGACATTTAGAAACATAAAGTCAAGAGAAAGTGGATTTGCTGTCTTGGGAAGGGAAAGAGCTGCTTGCTAAAGGGGCTATTTCAGTTCCAGGTGTGGTCAAGGACGTGTGTGTCACGGAGCACCTGAAGCCCGAGCGGGCAGGCGGCGCGCAGCAGCCCCCCGAGCTGCACTACTCCCTGCTCTACGACCCACAGCGGGCCCAGCTGCGCGTGGCCCTCCTCCAAGGTAAGGGCACTCGGCCCGAACGGGGCAGCACACAGGGTGATTGCACCTACAGACAGCTCCCCTCCTATCTCAAGGCCAACAGGTGCCCTCAGGACCACTGGATGTTTCactggtgctgggctggcagaacaGGAATAGCTGTCAATGTCACTGCTTGAAGAGAAGGCCTGGCTTGGGAACAGTTGTTTGCACAGCTTTGTCAGGAACTAGGATGGACTCCTCCAGTCCAAGACATGGTACAAAGCAacctcttatttttattttttcctttggtggCAAGAGGAATGGGGTTACTACCTCCTTCCTCTCCATATCTTTCATGTTTTTCAACCTGATCCACTCCCTTCTGCCCTTTCCTCAAGTCAAGCCAAAGCCTGAGCTGGAGATACCAGACTTATTTTAAGTCCCTCTGTCAGTGCCTGGCCAGGCGGCCAGGCTCTGTGTCACTCTTTGACAACTGCAACAGCTTCTCCACTCAGGGCTGGAGCATCATCAGTTCCTCTGGGAGAGTAAAATAAGCTGACTGAATAATTCATGCACAGTGTAGATCTCTGTGGAAACCTAATCAAATCACACCCTCTGAGGCAAGAATTGAAAAGGTGCTGaatggcagccactgctgccagcagcgAGCCTACTGTTCCCCTCAGGATGGACACCCACGCTGGCTGGCTGCCACCCTGGCACTCCTGTGCACAGGACCTGCTCTGCTCACCAGTGCTGAAGAGCCCTGTGACCCACAGGTCCTGGCAGTTCAGGAGCAGCTGTCCTTGGACTCTGCAGCAAGGACAACAGTTTTCCCCTCAAAGCTGTGATACTCAGTGACCCCTTGGAGGAGGGGGCGTTCCTCTTGCTGCCAGAGAAGGCAGTGCAGCTCTGTTGCTGCAGCTGAAGAGGAGTGTGAAATGCCATTCTCACTCTAGACTTTTCAACATAAAagggtgtcttggtttgaaaagacagataTAAAATTAGGGATGAATGTCTCTTGATGCAGGTCTTTTGGGCTTCTTTTGGGTGGCTTCTGATGGATTCATTTACCAGAGGTTGGACCAGCAGAATGCAATGACCCTTAGACATTGGCCTGGAGGGATGGATGTGTGCCAAGGGAAGCTCTATCCCATTTCTGATGTCTGTGACTGACTTTCCTGTTTTTAAAGTCATTGTAAGGAGCTTTTTTGTGTGCCAAGGTAAAAGTAAATGAGAACTGCCAATCCCTGTTTCATGCTGCCTCATTTCAATGCTGTTCTACATCTTTCAACAGAATGTGTTTTCTTGAACTCAGCTGTTGCTCTCCCAAGCACTGGCAGCATCCTtctgcagtggcacaaggaCAGGGACAATGTGCAGCCTGAGGAAAACACCACAGCATGGGCTCACAGCTTAATCTGCCCCCACGCAGGCAGGAACAGGGGTCAATGTCTATgcagctgttttattttattgctgtcATGAAACAAGCAATTTAGCCACAGATATTTCAGGGCTGTCTTTTGTGAGCGGTCCTTACCATCCATCTTTTCCAGCTATGCATGGTGGAATGAGTGGGGACCAAGACACTGGCTGCCATTGCTACATACTGGGCACACTGGAGAGCAAGTCTGGCATTGCTGAGGCCCAGACAGAGCTGAAGAAGAAGGTGCTTCACACCCTTTGGGAGGAGGTGCTGCAATTCTCACTAACAGAAGAGGAGATGCCAGGAGGAACACTGACTCTCACCCTGAGAAACTGTGACAAGTTCTCCAGGCACAGCATTGTGGGGGAACTGAAACTGAACCTTGCTGAAATGGAGGAATCCTTTGGGAAGGCCCAGTGGGAAAGGCTGAAGAGCCCAGAGAAGGTATGGACTCAGTCTGCGTTTGTAGCTCAGAAACCCTAATGATTAAGTGTTTGGACAAGAGAAACCCTTTTCCTAGACAGCTGTATGTGGGTGGGTGGCTTTATTTGTTTGCAGCAGGTTTAGAAGGGTGATGTTTGACTGCAGAGATcactcagcacagctctgtgctggtcTGTAGCTCATCATATCAGAAGCCCTTCTGTCTAATGCTCCCAGGTGTTAATGTGTCACAACTCCCTCAACTCCTCCCCAATTACACGACAATCTGACACTGGCATCTGTAATTCAAATGCTATGTCTAGAAAAAGGTGTGTGAGCTTCTGAGAATTATTGACACAGGACCAGAGTGGCAAGAGCTGAAATATCAGAGTACCTGTAGTGCCCAATGGAGGGACTCTGCAAGGCTGGGTGTGGTAAGGTACACGATGGTACCCCAGGGAGCCTAAATCTGGAGTGAAATGGGACTGGAATGCTGGACTGAAGGACACTTACACTTACCAAAATCAATCCAGTGCTATTTGTTCTGGGAGATATCAAAATATCATTCATTGCATTGTCTTGGTTTCCTTAAACATCAAaaccttcctttcttttcttatcCACGTTTTGCCAGTTGCACAGACAGAAAAAATGGAGGGAAGAATTCCAACAGTTCTTGAAGTGGGTACAGAGGATGCTTCATGTGCACTAATTTCTTGCACATT is part of the Passer domesticus isolate bPasDom1 chromosome 6, bPasDom1.hap1, whole genome shotgun sequence genome and harbors:
- the SYT13 gene encoding synaptotagmin-13 isoform X2, which gives rise to MVLSAPVIALGATLGTATSILALCGLTCFCKCKQPGKGLSEKDQEDETENTKPSVLQPVQQFNIKKTAEPVQPRALLKFPNIYGPKPEVTSPEIVNYTQYSLKTTEEAVTGKHTALDENRMKIQVNEELFVLPQNGVVKDVCVTEHLKPERAGGAQQPPELHYSLLYDPQRAQLRVALLQAMHGGMSGDQDTGCHCYILGTLESKSGIAEAQTELKKKVLHTLWEEVLQFSLTEEEMPGGTLTLTLRNCDKFSRHSIVGELKLNLAEMEESFGKAQWERLKSPEKEPSTGHGEVLLSISYLPAANRLLVVIIKAKNLHSKQLKDLLGSDVSVKVTLRHQSLKLKKKQTKRAKHKINPVWNEMIMFEVPHELLRASSVELEMLSQDGAGQSHVLGKCSLGLHVTGTERNHWEEMLRNPRKQIAMWHQLHM
- the SYT13 gene encoding synaptotagmin-13 isoform X1; protein product: MVLSAPVIALGATLGTATSILALCGLTCFCKCKQPGKGLSEKDQEDETENTKPSVLQPVQQFNIKKTAEPVQPRALLKFPNIYGPKPEVTSPEIVNYTQYSLKTTEEAVTGKHTALDENRMKIQVNEELFVLPQNVPGVVKDVCVTEHLKPERAGGAQQPPELHYSLLYDPQRAQLRVALLQAMHGGMSGDQDTGCHCYILGTLESKSGIAEAQTELKKKVLHTLWEEVLQFSLTEEEMPGGTLTLTLRNCDKFSRHSIVGELKLNLAEMEESFGKAQWERLKSPEKEPSTGHGEVLLSISYLPAANRLLVVIIKAKNLHSKQLKDLLGSDVSVKVTLRHQSLKLKKKQTKRAKHKINPVWNEMIMFEVPHELLRASSVELEMLSQDGAGQSHVLGKCSLGLHVTGTERNHWEEMLRNPRKQIAMWHQLHM